The nucleotide window CGGGCCATACGGCGAAGGCGCCATGCGCCACTTGGGCGAGCCGTCGGCGTTGACCACCGGCAGGCCCTTCTTGGTCATGTCGGCGGTAAAGGCCGTGTACCAGAAGATCTGCTGCGCCACCTGGCCCTGCGCCGGAACCGGGCCGGCCTCGGAGAAGGTCATGCCCATGGCCTGCGGCGGGGCGAATTTCTTCATCCAGTCGATGTACTTGGTCAGCGCATAGACCGCCGCCGGGCTGTTGGTGGCGCCGCCGCGCGCCACCGAGGCGCCGACCGGCGTGCACTTGTCCTCGGCCACGCGGATGCCCCACTCGTCCACCGGCATGCCGTTGGGCAGGCCCTTGTCGGCGGTGCCGGCCATCGACAGCCAGGCGTCGGTGAAGCGCCAGCCAAGCGACGGGTCCTTCTTGCCGTAGTCCATATGGCCGTAGACCTTCTTGCCGTCGAGCTCCTTCACATCGTTGGTGAAGAAGTTGGCGATGTCCTCATACGCGGACCAGTTGGTCGGCACGCCCAGGTCGTAGCCGTACTTGGCCTTGAACTTGTCCTGCAGGTCCTTGCGCGCGAACCAGTCGGCGCGGAACCAGTACAGGTTGGCGAACTGCTGGTCGGGCAGCTGGTACAGCTTGCCGTCCGGCGCGGTGGTGAACTTGGTGCCGATAAAGTCTTTCACGTCCAGCCCGGGGTTGGTCCATTCCTTGCCGGCGCCGTTCATGTAGTCGGTCAGCGGCAGGATCGAGCCATAGCGGTAGTGCGTGCCGATCAGGTCGGAGTCCGAGATCCAGCCATCGTAGATCGACTTGCCGGACTGCATCGAGGTCTGCAGCTTCTCGACCACGTCGCCTTCCTGGATCAGGTCATGGTTGACCTTGATGCCGGTGATCTCCTCGAAGGCCTTGGCCAGGGTCTTGGACTCGTACTCGTGCGTGGTGATGGTTTCCGACACCACGTTGATCTGCGTGACGCCCTTGGCCTTGAGCCGGGCGGCGGCATCGATGAACCACTTCATTTCCGCCGCCTGCTTGTCCTTGGACAGCGACGAGGGCTGGAACTCGTTGTCGATCCACTTCTTCGCTTCGGCTTCGCCCGCCCAGGCGGTGCCGCAAGCCAGCGCGGCGGCGCAGGCAAGGGCTGACATCCCCAACGTCACGTGCACTTTCATCGGTGTCTCCTCAAGAATCCCCTGCCCCGGTTCTGGTCTGGGTGGCGGCCCCGGGGTGGGGACAAGCCGCGATTCCCGTCAATGCCTGGTAATGCTTGTGAATGCCGGCCGGCGCGGCGCTAGCCCTTGCGCAGGATCAGCGCCAGCACCAGCATCGATGCGACGAAGCTGATCCACACCGACGGCTCTTCCGGCAGCGCCAGCCAGGTGGAAATCTTCCCGCCCAGCCCGACCCATGCCAGGTTGATCCACGCCGCGCACATCAGCCCGATGAAGAGCCGGTCGCCGCGGGTGGTGGCGATCGGCAGGAAGCCCTTGCGCAGCACCGACGGCGAGCGGATTTCCAGGATCGTCATGCCGATCAGCATCACCACGATGCAGCCAAAGAACACCGCCACCGGCGTGGTCCATACCATCCAACTGAGCATTGGCGCCGTCTCCTCGAATGAAGGCCCCGGGGACTACACGCGGCCCATCGCGAAGCCCTTCGCGATGTAGTGCCGCACGAACCAGATCACGATGCCGCCGGGAACGATGGTCAGCACGCCGGCCGCGGCCAGCACGCCCCAGTCCATGCCCGATGCCGATACCGTGCGCGTCATGGTGGCGACGATGGGCTTGGCGTTGACCGAGGTCAGCGTGCGCGCCAGCAGCAGTTCCACCCAGCTGAACATGAAGCAGAAGAACGCGGCCACGCCCACGCCGGCCTTGATCAGCGGCAGGAAGATGGTCAGGAAGAAGCGTGGGAACGAGTAGCCGTCGACATAGGCGGTTTCATCGATCTCGCGCGGCACGCCGGACATGAAACCCTCCAGGATCCACACCGCCAGCGGCACGTTGAAGACCAGGTGCGCCAGCGCCACGCCCAGGTGCGTATCCATCAGGCCGATGGTGCTGTAGAGCTGGAAGAACGGCAGCAGGAACACCGCCGGCGGCGTCATGCGGTTGGTCAGCAGCCAGAAGAACACATGCTTGTCGCCGATGAACTGGTAGCGCGAAAAGGCATAGGCGGCCGGCAGCGCGACGCCGATCGAGATCACGGTGTTCATCGCCACGTAGATCATCGAGTTGACGTAGCCCGAATACCAGGACGGATCGGTGAAGATGGTCTTGTAGTGCTCCAGCGTAAACTGCCCCGGCCACAGCGACAGCGTCGAGACGATCTCCTCGTTGGTCTTGAACGACATGTTGACCATCCAGTAGATCGGCACGATGGCGAACACCAGGTAGGCCAGCAGGAAGCCGGCGCGCCACCAGGCGGCGCGGTTGGCCTTTGCCGGGATTGCGGTGGGGATCACGGCAGGAACTGCCGAAGAGATCTCAGCCATGGGGCATGTCCTCGCTGCCGGCGGTGCCCGCGCGCTGCATCCAGTTGTAGAGGATGAAACACATGAGCAGGATGATCAGGAAGTAGACGATGGAAAACGCCGCCGCGGGGCCCAGGTCGAACTGGCCCACCGCCTTCTGGGTCAGGTATTGCGACAGGAACGTGGTGGCGTTGCCGGGCCCGCCGCCGGTCAGCACGAACGGCTCGGTGTAGATCATGAAGCTGTCCATGAAGCGCAGCAGCACCGCGATCATCAGCACGCCGCGCAGCTTGGGCAGCTGGATATGGCGGAACACCGCCAGGCGCGAGGCGCCGTCGATCTGCGCGGCCTGGTAGTAGGCGTCGGGGATCGCGCGCAGGCCGGCGTAGCACAGCAGCGCCACCAGCGGCGTCCAGTGCCAGACGTCCATCACCAGCACCGTGATCCACGCGTCGAAGGCGCTGCCGGTGTAGTTGTAGTCGAAGCCCAGCCCTTCCAGCGCGGCGCCGAGCAGGCCGATATCGGTGCGCCCGAAGATCTGCCAGATGGTGCCGACCACGTTCCACGGGATCAGCAGCGACAGCGCGATGATCACCAGCACCGCCGATGCCTTCCAGCCCCGCGCCGGCATCGACAGCGCCAGCAGGATGCCCAGCGGGATCTCCACCAGCAGCACCGCCAGCGAGAAGCCGAGCTGGCGCAGCA belongs to Cupriavidus taiwanensis and includes:
- a CDS encoding ABC transporter substrate-binding protein yields the protein MKVHVTLGMSALACAAALACGTAWAGEAEAKKWIDNEFQPSSLSKDKQAAEMKWFIDAAARLKAKGVTQINVVSETITTHEYESKTLAKAFEEITGIKVNHDLIQEGDVVEKLQTSMQSGKSIYDGWISDSDLIGTHYRYGSILPLTDYMNGAGKEWTNPGLDVKDFIGTKFTTAPDGKLYQLPDQQFANLYWFRADWFARKDLQDKFKAKYGYDLGVPTNWSAYEDIANFFTNDVKELDGKKVYGHMDYGKKDPSLGWRFTDAWLSMAGTADKGLPNGMPVDEWGIRVAEDKCTPVGASVARGGATNSPAAVYALTKYIDWMKKFAPPQAMGMTFSEAGPVPAQGQVAQQIFWYTAFTADMTKKGLPVVNADGSPKWRMAPSPYGPYWKQGMQNGYQDVGSWTFFKNTDPNKLAGAWLYAQFVTSKTVSLKKSLTGLTFIRDSDIHHDYLTKNAAKYGGLVEFYRSPARVAWTPTGTNVPDYPKLAQLWWKNVATAVTGEKTPQAAMDTLAEEMDQVMARLQRAGMSHCAPKLNAKGDPGKWLSNDHAPWQKLANEKPKGETIPYDKLLQAWKEGKVR
- a CDS encoding DUF2160 domain-containing protein codes for the protein MLSWMVWTTPVAVFFGCIVVMLIGMTILEIRSPSVLRKGFLPIATTRGDRLFIGLMCAAWINLAWVGLGGKISTWLALPEEPSVWISFVASMLVLALILRKG
- a CDS encoding carbohydrate ABC transporter permease, whose amino-acid sequence is MAEISSAVPAVIPTAIPAKANRAAWWRAGFLLAYLVFAIVPIYWMVNMSFKTNEEIVSTLSLWPGQFTLEHYKTIFTDPSWYSGYVNSMIYVAMNTVISIGVALPAAYAFSRYQFIGDKHVFFWLLTNRMTPPAVFLLPFFQLYSTIGLMDTHLGVALAHLVFNVPLAVWILEGFMSGVPREIDETAYVDGYSFPRFFLTIFLPLIKAGVGVAAFFCFMFSWVELLLARTLTSVNAKPIVATMTRTVSASGMDWGVLAAAGVLTIVPGGIVIWFVRHYIAKGFAMGRV
- a CDS encoding carbohydrate ABC transporter permease, which translates into the protein MKPVNQKAWLLVLPVVVCVAFSAILPLMTIVNYSVQDIISPERRVFVGTEWFRTVLRDGELHDALLRQLGFSLAVLLVEIPLGILLALSMPARGWKASAVLVIIALSLLIPWNVVGTIWQIFGRTDIGLLGAALEGLGFDYNYTGSAFDAWITVLVMDVWHWTPLVALLCYAGLRAIPDAYYQAAQIDGASRLAVFRHIQLPKLRGVLMIAVLLRFMDSFMIYTEPFVLTGGGPGNATTFLSQYLTQKAVGQFDLGPAAAFSIVYFLIILLMCFILYNWMQRAGTAGSEDMPHG